Part of the Candidatus Angelobacter sp. genome, TTACGATGTGCCCGCCAAAGGCGACCGCGCCCTGCTGCTTACGTTCGACGCACCGCCGTACGATCCGCGCAAAACCGTAAATCTCGAGGAAAAAACGGCAGACAAATGAAAGGACTGAACATGAAACGATGGATGACGTTCATTATAGCCGCCCTTTCGGTGGCGGCCAGCGCTCAGGCCCAGGAGTGGGCCAAGGCCCGGCTCGAAAAATCTCCGCGTCACCTGGAGTGGGTAAAGATCAAGCACGGCGACCGCGAAGTGAACTGTTTCATTGCCTATCCCGAAGTGAAGGACAAGGCCACCGCCGTGGTCGTGATACACGAAATCTTCGGCCTCTCGGATTGGGTCCGTGGCGTGACCGATCAACTGGCGGAAGCGGGCTACATCGCCATCGCGCCGGATTTGCTCTCTGGTACCGCGCCCGGCGGAGGCGGCACGGCCGAACTCGGCAGCGGTGACGCCGTTCGCAAAGCCATCTCCTCACTCCCGCCCAGCCAGGTCACTGCCGATCTGAATGCTGTCGTGGATTACGTCGCGAAACTGCCGGCGTGCAATGGCAAGGTGGCCGTCGGCGGATTCTGCTGGGGTGGCGGCCAGACGTTCCGATTCGCAACCAATAACAAGAACATCAAGTCGGCCTTTGCATTTTACGGTACCGGCCCCGACAAGGCCGAAGACATCGCCCGCATCAACTGCCCGGTGTACGGTTTCTATGGCGGCAACGACGAGCGCGTGAACGCGACGATCCCGAAATCCGAAGACCTGATGAAAAAAGCAGGCAAGACCTACGAGCCAAAAATCTACGACGGCGCCGGACATGGCTTCATGCGCGCCGGTGAAGACCCCGGCAACACAAATGAGGCCAACAAGAAAGCCCGCGAAGAAGCCTGGAAACGCTGGAAAGAGTCGCTGAAAAAACTCTGACGGGTTCCTTGACGAGCGAGCCCTCAGTAAATCATTTTGGAAACTCAACTTCAGTGCCGTGTCTTCGTCATTTGCGATCAATCTTCTTGAAGTTCACCGTTACATTTGTCCCTGCAACTGTGAAGGTCAGGCTGGCTGCCACCTTTGGATCGTAAATTTTCGAGAAATCGACCCTTGATTCTCTTTTGATTTTGCCTGAATCCCGCCATCGAACCACGGCGTTTGTACCGACCGGATGTGGCCACCCAACGTACCCTGCTGAAGAGTCTTTCCCGACAATTCCAAAAGTGCAGGAACGCTTGCCAAGAACGATAGCTGTCTCATCAATGTTTCCTTCAGTGCTGTTGTGCATGATCAATTCCAAATACTCATGTCGCTCGCTTGCTGCATTCTCTGATCCTTCGCCAACATTCACGGTCGCCGTTCCCTGTGCAGTTTCGTCTCGCGCACGCGCTTCAGAACTTTCCCGGGCGCGCGGAGGCTCAACCTTCTTTTCGCAAGATGCAAAAGATACAAAGCACAGGACAAAAAAGCTATTCAGACGAATAGACATTACGTTACTTAAACTTGATCCTCGTAAACTTCACCGTCACATTTGTAGTCGTAATCGTGAACATCAATTCGCCGGGCACCTTGCGGTCGTATATCCCCGAAAAATCGACCGTTGATTCTCGATTGGCTTTACCCGAGTCCCGCCATCGAACCACGGCGTTTGTACCCACTGGATACGGCCATCCCACGACGTCTTTTGAGAATCCCTTCCCAACTATGCCAAAAGTGAAGGAATGCTTGCCAAGAAGAATAGCGGTTTCATCAATGTTGCCATCAGTGCTGTTCTGCAAGGTCAATCGCAGATAGTCATGGCGTTCATTCATTAGACTGTTCGAAGTATCGTCAGTGTTCTCGGTCGCCGTTCCCTGTGCAGTTTCGTCTCGTGCACTCACTTCAGAACT contains:
- a CDS encoding dienelactone hydrolase family protein; translated protein: MKGLNMKRWMTFIIAALSVAASAQAQEWAKARLEKSPRHLEWVKIKHGDREVNCFIAYPEVKDKATAVVVIHEIFGLSDWVRGVTDQLAEAGYIAIAPDLLSGTAPGGGGTAELGSGDAVRKAISSLPPSQVTADLNAVVDYVAKLPACNGKVAVGGFCWGGGQTFRFATNNKNIKSAFAFYGTGPDKAEDIARINCPVYGFYGGNDERVNATIPKSEDLMKKAGKTYEPKIYDGAGHGFMRAGEDPGNTNEANKKAREEAWKRWKESLKKL